The Fimbriimonadaceae bacterium nucleotide sequence AAAGTCGCCGAGCAAGAGATTGAGCTTGTCCCATTCACCACCATGGACACAGGCGATGAATCGATCCTGCGCGATCTCTACGACCTCGCCGAGGCGCTCTTCCACGACGTCCCCCAACCAGATGCCCATAGCATGGACAGTTTTGAGACGTTCAAGCGGCGGATCGAAACCATGCCATACAACCGTCGGCTCCGGTGGTACGCCAAAAAGGATGGCAAGATGATCGGACAAACGGCGGTCATCGACAATCAGGCAGACCCGACGATTGGCTATACAGGGCTTACTGGCGTGAGAAGGGAATTCCGCCGAAGCGGCGTTGCCACCGCGCTCAAGGTCAACTCTCTAATCGCCGCGAAAGAGTTGGGCATGAAGATTATCCAAACCGAAAACGAAGAAAACAATCCGATGTTCAACCTGAACGAGCGGCTAGGCTTTGAAGAGTGCATGTCTTGGTTTCAGCTAGTTAAGCGCCTTCGCGAGCCCACCGAAGAGGACTTGCGTCAGGATTGAGCGACACTTTCCTGGATTTCGGCAAGCGCTCCGTCGCGAATATGAAAAATCCGGTCCGAGACATCCAGCATCTTGTGGTCGTGAGTCGCGGCGATAATCGTGACCTGCTTGTCCTTGTTCAGCATTCTCAAAAGCTCAATGATCTCAGTGCCCGTCTTGAGATCAAGATTGCCCGTGGGCTCATCGGCAAGCACAATCTTGGGGCTGTTCGCCAAAGCCCGCGCGATCGCGACGCGCTGCTGCTGCCCGCCAGATAGCTCCGTGGGGCGGTGATGATACCGGTGCCCAAGCCCCACCATCTCCAAAAGCTCCATCCCCTTTTGATCTGCTTCCTCAGGGTTCGTCCCTGCAAAGAGCATCGGCAAGGTCACGTTCTCCAACGCGGTCCGAACGGTGATTAGGTTGAAGGTCTGGAAGACGTAGCCAATCATATGGCAGCGCAGATACGCCAACTCGACGGCCGTGAGCTGGGAGATGTCCACGGAGTTGATGAACACGTTGCCCCGCGTGGGTTTGTCCAGCCCTCCGATCATGTTGAACAGGGTACTCTTCCCCGAGCCCGACGGACCCACAATGCTGAGGTATTCCGCATCGTAGATCTCGCAAGAGATGCCGTTCACGGCCATAACCGCCGCCTCCCCCTCGCCATACTGCTTCACGAGATCGAGAGTTCGAACGATGACGTTTCGGGCCAAGCTAAACCTCCACCCGAAGCGCAGCCGCTGCGGGCATCTTTGCAGCCTGAACAGCCGGCAATATCGCCGCGACGACGGTGATCGCGATCCCAATCGTCACGGAGAGCGCGAAGACCGGCAACACAGAAAAGAGAGTTACCG carries:
- a CDS encoding ABC transporter ATP-binding protein translates to MARNVIVRTLDLVKQYGEGEAAVMAVNGISCEIYDAEYLSIVGPSGSGKSTLFNMIGGLDKPTRGNVFINSVDISQLTAVELAYLRCHMIGYVFQTFNLITVRTALENVTLPMLFAGTNPEEADQKGMELLEMVGLGHRYHHRPTELSGGQQQRVAIARALANSPKIVLADEPTGNLDLKTGTEIIELLRMLNKDKQVTIIAATHDHKMLDVSDRIFHIRDGALAEIQESVAQS
- a CDS encoding GNAT family N-acetyltransferase, with translation MLEIKRFEPSPEAYEASVPVYNDVHLIWPLTAAELERWDGYRDPRFVLEKWVGYMDGKVSFIGEVGHSETIHRRGRRYFYPNGLKETHDTPAEREFFDWLYKRVLEWDPYEVVTLVQSNQTSLLKLFEEWGFEHRQRERVSLLKLDSFHPEKWQGIFPKVAEQEIELVPFTTMDTGDESILRDLYDLAEALFHDVPQPDAHSMDSFETFKRRIETMPYNRRLRWYAKKDGKMIGQTAVIDNQADPTIGYTGLTGVRREFRRSGVATALKVNSLIAAKELGMKIIQTENEENNPMFNLNERLGFEECMSWFQLVKRLREPTEEDLRQD